A genomic segment from Candidatus Korarchaeum cryptofilum OPF8 encodes:
- the ilvB gene encoding biosynthetic-type acetolactate synthase large subunit, with the protein MRVVDLIASLFRDLKVRDIMGVIGGSIMPLYDALYHHREHFRILMFRHEQGAVHAADSYARVKGTPGVVLTTSGPGATNIITGLTNAYMDSSPVLAITGQVSTNVLGRDAFQEADIFGIAAPVTKFVYQVRDPEEAVPAIELAYRISMKGRPGPALIDLPRDVQVAHPSGMRELPVDLSKYEPPLPDEGKLREACRVLMEAERPVILVGGGVRISGAHEEVLKLAELLRAPIVTTLTGKGSVPSTHPLVLGVVGMHGRPEADAALANADVILALGTRFSDRTVGSFEEVSKKKIIHIDIDESELGKNVRTQIAIASDLRLALRKMLSLIEERRDERYLEWLMMIRREFERAMEEWSRSFNGMAPWKILKSIRRAMPPDSITVTGVGSHQMWAELHWDVLMPGTFITSAGLGTMGFGIPAALGAKAAAGERRVVCIDGDGSFQMTFNNLALVREYGLPFIEAIFDNRALMLVKHWQKFLYGGRVIATEFRGSPDLSKIAEAYDIEYFRPESYEEIERKVDWAVRNDEPLILDLLIDSEQDIVLPWVQPGKWLTEAILPPRMEVSLRW; encoded by the coding sequence ATGAGGGTTGTCGACCTCATCGCTTCCTTGTTCAGAGATCTCAAAGTTAGGGACATAATGGGAGTCATAGGGGGCTCCATAATGCCCCTCTATGATGCCCTCTACCACCACAGAGAGCACTTCAGGATACTGATGTTCAGGCACGAGCAGGGAGCTGTTCATGCGGCCGATTCCTATGCGAGGGTGAAGGGCACTCCCGGCGTGGTGCTGACGACGAGCGGCCCGGGAGCTACGAACATAATAACTGGACTCACTAATGCATATATGGACTCCTCTCCCGTTTTAGCGATAACCGGACAGGTCTCAACGAACGTTTTAGGGAGGGATGCCTTTCAGGAGGCCGATATATTCGGCATAGCGGCTCCAGTAACTAAGTTCGTTTACCAGGTTAGGGATCCGGAGGAAGCCGTGCCAGCGATAGAATTGGCCTACAGAATATCCATGAAGGGGAGGCCGGGTCCCGCTTTGATCGATCTCCCCAGGGATGTACAGGTAGCCCATCCTAGCGGAATGCGTGAGCTTCCAGTAGACCTCTCTAAGTACGAGCCGCCGCTCCCCGATGAGGGCAAGCTTCGAGAAGCTTGCAGAGTCCTCATGGAGGCTGAGAGACCTGTTATCTTAGTGGGAGGAGGTGTGAGGATATCCGGAGCCCATGAGGAGGTCTTGAAGTTAGCTGAGCTCTTGAGAGCGCCTATAGTGACTACGCTGACCGGGAAGGGATCCGTCCCCTCAACTCATCCCCTAGTCCTAGGGGTGGTCGGGATGCACGGGAGGCCTGAGGCTGACGCCGCTCTAGCAAATGCTGACGTTATCCTAGCTCTAGGAACCAGGTTCTCCGATAGGACTGTTGGGAGCTTTGAGGAGGTCTCAAAGAAGAAAATAATCCATATAGACATTGATGAGAGTGAATTGGGCAAGAACGTGAGGACTCAAATAGCCATAGCTTCGGATCTGAGGTTAGCTCTCAGGAAGATGCTCTCCCTGATAGAGGAGAGGAGGGATGAGAGGTACTTAGAATGGCTTATGATGATAAGGAGGGAGTTCGAGAGGGCGATGGAGGAATGGAGCAGGAGCTTCAACGGAATGGCTCCCTGGAAGATACTGAAGTCCATAAGGAGGGCGATGCCTCCGGATTCAATAACTGTGACTGGCGTCGGGAGCCATCAGATGTGGGCCGAGCTCCACTGGGATGTGCTGATGCCGGGAACTTTCATAACTTCCGCTGGCCTCGGGACAATGGGCTTCGGGATTCCGGCTGCTCTAGGAGCTAAGGCAGCTGCTGGGGAAAGGAGGGTGGTGTGCATAGATGGGGATGGCTCCTTCCAGATGACCTTCAACAATCTAGCTCTAGTGAGGGAGTACGGCCTGCCGTTCATCGAGGCTATATTCGATAACAGAGCCCTGATGCTCGTGAAACACTGGCAGAAGTTCCTTTATGGTGGAAGGGTAATAGCGACAGAGTTCAGGGGATCCCCGGACCTCTCGAAGATAGCTGAGGCTTATGACATAGAATATTTCAGGCCGGAGAGCTATGAGGAGATAGAGAGGAAGGTAGATTGGGCAGTAAGGAACGATGAGCCCCTGATACTGGATCTCCTGATCGATAGCGAGCAGGACATAGTGCTCCCTTGGGTACAGCCGGGGAAGTGGCTCACTGAAGCCATACTCCCACCCCGGATGGAGGTGAGCTTGAGATGGTGA
- a CDS encoding thioredoxin domain-containing protein has product MRYNLLLPLMMLSILLLSATPNNTLELSSGKVAVMFWSELCFNCERILPVWRSIERDPPAGIKVIDIKLIPGKNENIFVEFGIKETPTIILFENGREVKRISGLSDASESYLRDWIEGKSGLQLISFAFPVLGGLLALSPCSLPIMMSLTPLGRFSRRRDYATCFISSALGVISLGMAFLLISSLLKLVVRWIIYALALFSVTLGIFMILSPEKSCRMTGKVKSSFTCFSLGFLAMQCNLPLVIGSFMLLSASDFAQGIVNLISLSLGMSLTFLIVVRTSKGISARLSPSRSFNVSRLGGALLTLIGLYLIISNI; this is encoded by the coding sequence ATGCGGTACAATCTGCTGCTCCCACTGATGATGCTTTCAATCCTACTGCTATCTGCCACTCCGAATAATACGCTTGAGCTGAGCAGCGGGAAGGTCGCTGTTATGTTCTGGAGCGAGCTCTGTTTCAACTGCGAGAGGATCCTGCCCGTATGGCGGAGCATAGAGAGAGATCCGCCCGCCGGAATCAAGGTAATAGATATTAAGCTCATTCCGGGCAAGAACGAAAATATTTTCGTCGAGTTTGGTATAAAGGAGACCCCAACTATAATACTATTCGAGAACGGGAGGGAGGTTAAGAGGATAAGTGGGTTGAGCGATGCCTCCGAGAGCTACCTGAGGGATTGGATAGAGGGGAAAAGTGGTCTTCAGTTGATAAGCTTTGCTTTCCCCGTACTGGGTGGTCTATTAGCTCTTTCCCCCTGCTCCCTCCCCATAATGATGTCCCTGACGCCTCTCGGGAGGTTCTCCAGGAGGAGGGATTACGCGACTTGTTTCATATCATCCGCGCTCGGCGTGATCTCACTGGGGATGGCCTTCCTCCTCATATCATCCCTGCTCAAGTTAGTCGTCAGGTGGATCATATACGCTTTAGCTCTCTTCAGCGTAACTTTGGGCATCTTCATGATCCTCTCCCCTGAGAAATCTTGCAGAATGACCGGGAAGGTTAAGAGTTCATTTACATGCTTCAGCCTCGGCTTCCTAGCGATGCAATGCAACCTGCCCCTGGTGATCGGTTCCTTCATGCTCTTGAGCGCTAGCGACTTCGCTCAGGGGATCGTGAACCTCATATCCCTCTCCTTAGGGATGAGCCTGACTTTTCTAATAGTAGTCAGGACATCGAAGGGTATTTCAGCGAGGCTCTCGCCCTCGAGGAGCTTCAATGTGAGCAGGCTCGGTGGGGCCCTCCTCACTCTGATAGGATTATACCTCATAATTTCTAACATTTAG
- a CDS encoding MATE family efflux transporter — MSESRVSEYREEIVNGPIVRTFFRLGIPPLINQLIAVAYNVLDALWLSIYNDLAVSVPRQVWPVIFLFNAPMQALTTVGMSTISQYIGMKDYREAEISASKLLTMASSLGIFLSISLFSLRSFIFSQVIGTPEEIAGWVMDYSAIMSVNILLNYIVFSYNTVLQAIGDTKRPAIINAFAVSVNTVLDPFLVLGIPPFPRTGVIGAALTDVLGSIISLVLLSSLLRKYELRMGFTSLGWDWIKLSIKIGFPVFIMASMNSLAFIAQLRLVNAFSIVAVTAYSIGFVVADIADAALFGLVSASSIMIGQNLGAGNLNRAKEISLKAAASVFSLLVLGILLVYPLRIGIVRAFTEDASIIGETDKFLQYLLPTLPFFGLFMIGMSAGRGSGRTLTPTIIGIFRLWVVRIGLGYFLSLSMGVMGIWISISLSNLLAGVAALIWLIYGNWNRPVIRRGEFEVSTT, encoded by the coding sequence GTGAGCGAATCCAGAGTAAGCGAGTACAGGGAGGAGATAGTCAACGGCCCGATAGTGAGGACATTCTTCAGGCTCGGGATCCCTCCCCTCATAAATCAGCTGATAGCAGTAGCATACAACGTTCTAGATGCCCTATGGCTCAGCATCTACAATGACTTAGCCGTATCCGTCCCCAGGCAGGTCTGGCCCGTGATATTCCTCTTCAACGCCCCCATGCAAGCTCTCACAACGGTTGGCATGAGCACGATCTCACAGTACATAGGGATGAAGGATTACAGAGAGGCTGAGATCTCTGCATCCAAGCTACTCACAATGGCCTCCTCCCTCGGTATATTCCTCTCAATTTCCTTATTCTCGCTGAGATCGTTCATATTCTCCCAAGTCATAGGGACGCCGGAGGAGATAGCGGGCTGGGTGATGGATTATTCAGCTATAATGTCAGTGAACATACTCCTCAATTACATCGTCTTCTCCTACAATACCGTTCTGCAGGCGATAGGGGATACTAAGAGACCAGCGATAATAAATGCTTTCGCTGTATCAGTCAACACAGTATTGGATCCTTTCCTCGTGCTGGGAATACCTCCTTTCCCGAGGACGGGAGTCATAGGAGCTGCTCTAACCGATGTCCTAGGTTCCATTATCTCCTTAGTCTTGCTCAGCTCGCTCCTTAGGAAGTATGAGCTGAGGATGGGATTCACTAGCTTGGGATGGGATTGGATAAAACTCAGCATTAAGATAGGGTTTCCAGTCTTCATAATGGCCTCTATGAATAGCTTAGCTTTCATAGCGCAGCTGAGGCTCGTGAACGCTTTCAGTATAGTAGCTGTGACCGCGTACTCCATAGGCTTCGTGGTAGCTGATATAGCTGACGCAGCTCTCTTCGGTCTCGTCAGCGCATCCTCAATAATGATAGGGCAGAATCTAGGGGCCGGGAATCTGAATAGGGCTAAGGAGATATCTCTGAAGGCAGCCGCATCTGTCTTCTCCTTACTAGTCCTGGGGATCCTCCTCGTTTACCCCCTCAGGATCGGGATAGTGAGGGCTTTCACTGAGGATGCGAGCATAATCGGGGAGACGGATAAATTCCTGCAATACCTCCTCCCGACTCTCCCATTCTTCGGCCTCTTCATGATCGGGATGTCGGCTGGCAGGGGATCGGGCAGGACACTCACTCCCACGATAATAGGAATATTCAGGCTCTGGGTCGTGAGGATAGGGCTGGGCTACTTTCTGTCCCTCTCCATGGGCGTAATGGGTATATGGATCTCCATCTCACTGAGCAATCTACTCGCAGGAGTTGCAGCTCTCATCTGGCTGATCTACGGGAATTGGAACAGGCCAGTCATAAGGAGAGGAGAATTTGAGGTATCAACCACATGA
- a CDS encoding ABC transporter ATP-binding protein, whose product MVAIEVEGLEKRYVTYLRRGLRRERSVIHALRGISFSVMKGEVFGLLGPNGAGKTTTVKILSTLLLPDSGKAFLLGYDVVKEPEEVRKRIGVSLSVERGFFWKLTGRENLIYFGMLYGLDGNELRERVNYLLKLVGLDELNSSDKLYEEYSTGMKARLSIARALLIDPDVLILDEPTLGLDPASSRMIRELLIRLAHDEGKTVLITTHNMFEAEIVCDRVAIINDGRIIAIDTIDNLKGIVGGDLSIELSILPSARISLDNLRPHFSDLNAELTLNGDDIKLKVLTKPSERDEVTQELLLRLQKLGCSVKRVEVREPNLEDVFIELTRGRS is encoded by the coding sequence ATGGTAGCGATAGAGGTCGAGGGATTGGAGAAGAGATACGTGACTTACTTGAGGAGGGGGCTCAGGAGGGAGAGGAGCGTAATCCACGCCCTCAGGGGAATATCCTTCTCAGTGATGAAAGGCGAGGTGTTCGGATTGCTAGGGCCAAACGGTGCCGGTAAGACCACTACTGTCAAGATACTGAGCACACTCCTGCTTCCCGATTCCGGTAAGGCGTTCCTGCTGGGATACGATGTAGTGAAGGAGCCCGAGGAGGTGAGAAAGAGGATAGGCGTCTCCCTATCCGTCGAGAGGGGATTCTTCTGGAAGCTGACGGGCAGGGAGAACTTGATTTATTTCGGGATGCTCTACGGCCTCGATGGGAATGAGCTGAGGGAGAGGGTGAACTATTTACTGAAGCTAGTCGGCTTGGATGAGCTTAACTCCTCCGATAAACTTTATGAGGAATATTCAACTGGGATGAAGGCGAGGCTGAGCATAGCTAGGGCCCTCTTGATAGATCCAGATGTCCTAATACTTGATGAACCGACTTTAGGGCTCGATCCGGCCTCATCTAGGATGATAAGGGAGCTCTTGATAAGGCTGGCTCATGATGAGGGGAAGACAGTGCTCATAACTACTCATAATATGTTCGAAGCTGAGATAGTCTGCGATAGAGTTGCTATAATAAATGATGGGAGGATAATAGCCATAGATACGATCGATAACCTCAAGGGGATAGTTGGAGGGGATCTGAGCATAGAGCTATCGATCCTGCCGAGCGCCAGGATATCGTTGGATAATTTGAGGCCCCACTTCTCAGATCTCAATGCCGAGCTCACGCTGAATGGTGATGATATCAAGCTCAAGGTACTGACTAAGCCCAGCGAGAGGGATGAAGTGACTCAGGAACTCTTGTTGAGATTGCAGAAGCTCGGATGCAGCGTGAAGCGAGTCGAGGTGAGGGAGCCCAATTTGGAGGACGTATTCATAGAGTTAACGAGGGGGAGATCATGA
- a CDS encoding ABC transporter permease: protein MSLASLFKSGVFLDLYFVKNNRANLISFLLWPYLMLILMLGAGLLFGSTQSFRSNVGDVDPIVFFVSSTLIASASLSVMWDVGGAVLFHRWAGTLPYVLLAPYRTSIILVMAYIPRYILWSFIQLAEFIPPLIIRKGIYALIIDLPILSISLIVGMLPLLGFSAIFASILLITKEESNILSWLNPIILILSGAFYPSYLFPLWAKIISQALPTTHTFELARLSALMSAPGVREVILIIGILLGMSVLYNALSYTMLGKAEERALGSGSI from the coding sequence ATGAGCCTCGCCTCTCTATTCAAATCCGGTGTGTTCCTGGATCTCTACTTCGTCAAGAATAATAGGGCCAACTTGATATCCTTCCTCCTCTGGCCCTACTTGATGCTGATCCTCATGTTAGGCGCCGGCCTCCTCTTCGGATCGACTCAATCATTCAGATCGAACGTGGGGGATGTCGATCCAATCGTCTTCTTCGTCTCATCCACTCTAATAGCTTCAGCCTCCCTCTCAGTCATGTGGGATGTCGGAGGGGCTGTCCTATTCCACAGGTGGGCCGGGACACTCCCTTACGTATTACTGGCCCCCTACAGGACTTCAATAATATTGGTGATGGCTTACATCCCCAGATACATCCTCTGGAGCTTCATCCAGCTAGCTGAGTTCATCCCACCTCTCATTATTAGGAAGGGGATTTACGCCCTAATAATAGATCTCCCGATCCTCTCCATATCTCTAATCGTGGGGATGCTCCCCCTACTAGGTTTCTCAGCGATATTCGCCTCGATACTCTTGATAACGAAGGAGGAGAGCAATATACTGAGCTGGCTCAACCCAATAATATTAATACTCTCCGGAGCTTTCTACCCCTCTTACCTCTTCCCCCTGTGGGCTAAGATAATATCTCAGGCCCTCCCGACGACCCACACATTCGAATTGGCTAGATTGAGCGCCTTAATGTCAGCTCCCGGTGTGAGGGAGGTCATACTGATAATAGGCATATTGCTGGGCATGAGCGTCCTCTACAACGCTCTATCATACACTATGCTCGGTAAGGCTGAGGAGAGAGCTTTGGGGAGTGGATCTATATGA
- a CDS encoding inositol-3-phosphate synthase has translation MSRIRVAFIGIGNSVSATIQGIHYYSSNPDSDGLWHPVVGGFKVDDLEIVAALDIDSRKVGKDLSEAIYSEPNTVGRRFDVPKMGVIVERGILKDELNPHMASVLKLELGRDDDALDTLRESRPDVVVNAISSGLDKTSSAYASISGEAGASFINLTPSPVATDPEMERKFAERGLILAGDDLMSQMGGTIFHKGLASFLRLRGVKPRKSYQLDVGGGLETINTMYEELRMYKRKVKSSAIAAEFEEGWEIIAGTSDYVDFLGNDRVIHLHFIGTGFMGSEIMIEAHMRVNDGMNAGNIILDVIRAAHRARLDGMSGYVDEICNYGFKRTRKWKSVLEATLAFESAYCRSK, from the coding sequence ATGTCGAGGATAAGGGTCGCTTTCATAGGCATAGGCAACAGCGTATCAGCCACGATACAGGGGATTCACTATTACTCCTCGAATCCAGATAGCGATGGGCTCTGGCATCCTGTCGTCGGGGGCTTCAAGGTCGATGATCTGGAGATAGTTGCCGCTCTAGATATAGACTCGAGGAAAGTGGGGAAGGACCTCTCTGAAGCGATATATTCGGAGCCCAATACCGTCGGGAGGAGGTTCGATGTCCCTAAGATGGGCGTGATCGTCGAGAGGGGGATACTGAAGGATGAGCTGAATCCCCATATGGCCTCCGTCCTCAAGCTAGAGCTCGGGAGGGATGATGATGCCCTAGATACCCTCAGGGAGAGCAGGCCCGATGTAGTTGTGAACGCAATATCCAGCGGATTGGATAAGACATCCTCAGCTTACGCATCCATATCGGGGGAAGCCGGAGCTTCTTTCATAAACTTAACCCCATCGCCCGTGGCTACGGATCCGGAGATGGAGAGGAAGTTCGCTGAGAGGGGGCTAATATTAGCTGGAGACGATTTGATGAGCCAGATGGGCGGAACTATATTCCACAAGGGGCTGGCCAGCTTCCTGAGGCTCAGGGGGGTCAAGCCGAGGAAGAGCTATCAGCTGGATGTGGGAGGGGGGCTCGAGACCATAAACACCATGTACGAGGAGCTGAGGATGTACAAGAGGAAAGTTAAGTCCTCAGCAATAGCGGCTGAATTCGAGGAGGGTTGGGAGATAATAGCGGGGACGAGCGATTACGTCGACTTCCTGGGGAACGATAGGGTCATACACCTCCACTTCATAGGGACCGGATTCATGGGGAGCGAGATAATGATAGAAGCCCATATGAGGGTGAACGATGGTATGAACGCTGGGAATATCATACTGGATGTGATAAGAGCTGCCCATAGGGCTAGATTGGATGGGATGAGCGGTTACGTGGATGAGATATGTAATTACGGGTTCAAGAGGACGAGGAAGTGGAAGAGCGTGCTGGAAGCTACGCTAGCTTTCGAGAGTGCTTACTGCAGATCCAAATGA